A segment of the Sphingomonas kaistensis genome:
CGCCTTCGGGCGTGCGGGCCGCGGCAGTAGCGGGCGTTGCCGCGTCCGCGGCCTGTTCGAGGCGATCCGCCTCGGCTTCCAACGGCAGGTTCCGCCCGGTCGTGGCGCAAGCGCCGAGGGCAAGGGCGAAGAGGGAAACCGAAGCGGCCAATTTCATGGATCTGACGCCTTCAACTAGGGAAGATTAGGTCCAAATCCCTGCGCCTGCCTCACTCCTCCGTCAAGAAGTCCGCAATCGCCTGCCCGAATTCCGATTTGGTGACGCTGGACATGTGCGTTCCCGGCACTTCCACGAAGGTCGCCGAAGGAATGGCAGCGGCCAGCTCCTCGGCCGAGCCATTGTCGTCATCCTCGCTCCCGCACACCACCAGGGTCGGCATGGTGAAGGCCTGAAGCCAGCCCTCGAACGCATCCTCGAAGGATTCCAGCAGGAGCGCGGCGGCGGTCCGGTCGATCTTCTGGCTCTTCATGAACTGGATGGAGAGCCAATGCGGGTCGCCCCGCGGAAGCGTGTCGAAACCTGCGATCGCCTCGAGGAAGAAGGTCTTGCGGCGCTGCCAGTTGCGAAGCCCCTCGAGGCCGGCGCCGCCGAGGACCGCCTTGCCCGGGCGCATCCCTTCGCCGACCGCCTCCACCGTCGTCCGCGCGCCGAGCGAGAAACCGCCAAGATCGAAGTCGGCGAGGCCGAGATGCGCGACGAGTTCGCGGGCGTCGCGCGCCAGCACACCGCGGGGATAATGCTCCGCTCCGTGCGGACGGCCACTGGCGCCGTGGGCGCGAAGGTCGGGCATGATCACCCGCCTGCCCCCGGCGGCAATCCGGGCGGCGTGCCCGAACTTGATCCAGTTCATGTTCGCGTCGGAAAACAATCCGTGGAGCAAGATGACCGGGCGGCCAGCGCCGGTTTCGTGCCAGACCAGGTCAACGCCGTCGGAGGCGGCCCAATGGTGGGTGGTGATGTCGCTCATTCCCAAGCCCCTAGCCGAACTAGTCGGCGATGGCATGGGCTGCCGGACCGCCCTGCGGCGCGCTTGCCTTGCGCAGCAGCAGCACCAGTGGAAGCGCGGCCAGCGTGATCCACATCATCAGCCAGAAGTCGTCGAGATAGGCGATGAACACCGCCTGCCGGGTGACCTCGGCGTTGATCACCGCCAGCGCGATATCGCCTTCCTGCCCGATCCGCTCGAGCAGGCGGGGGTCCATGGTCGGGATGGTCGAGGCCGTGACGTTGCTTGCGATATCGGCGTGGGCGACCTGGGTCATCCGCACCAGCTGCGAGCCGACCACTGCGATGCCGATCGACCCGCCGATGTTGCGTGCGAGGTTGAGCAGCGATGCGGCAGAAGTCCGCATCATCGGGGCCAGCGTGGCGAAGGCGAGGCTTTGCATCACGACGAAGATGAGGCCGATGCCGAGGCCCTGGACGACGCCCGACCAGATCACCGGGCCCGATGGCTGATCGAGCGCGAAGCCGGTCATCATCCACAGGCTGGTGGCCATCAGGCTGATCCCGGCGACCACCAGCAGGCGGCTGTCGAGCTTGCCAACCAGCCGGCCCGCCACCAGCATGGAGATCAGCGTCCCCACCCCGCGCGGGGCCGTGAGGATGCCTGACTGAAGGACGCTGTAGCCGTAGACGTGCTGCAAGAGCGGCGGAAGCAGCGCAAGGCCGGCGAGCAGCAGCACGCCGGTCACCGCCATGAACAATAGCCCGGTCGCGAAATTCCGGTCGGCAAACATGCCGCGTTCGAAGATCGGCGCCTTGGCGGTCATCGTATGGATGACGAACATCCACCCGAAGGCGATGGCGAGCCCCATCTCGATGATGATCTCCCAGCTCTCGAACCAGTCCTGGCTCTCGCCACGGTCGAGGAACATCTGGAGGGAGCCGAGCGCAAGGGCGAGCAAGGCGAAGCCAAGCAGGTCGAAGGGCCGTCGGCTGGTCTCGCTTTCCGGCATCGTCCGCCACAGCATGACTGCGGCGAGCACGCCGACCGGCAGGTTGACGATAAACACCCAGCGCCAGTCGAAGCTATCGGTCAGCCAGCCGCCGAGCACCGGGCCCATGATTGGCCCGATCATGATGCCGCCGCCGAACAGGGCCATCGCCTGGGCGTGCTTTTCGGGCGGGTTAATGTCGAACATGGTCGCCTGCGCCAGCGGCACAAGGAAAGCGCCGGTGACGCCCTGGATGATGCGGAAGGCGACCATCTCGGGCAGCGATGTGGCGATGGCACAGAGCATGGAGGCGGCGGTGAAGCCGATCACCGCCATGATCATCAGCCGCCGCCGCCCAATCCGCTCGGACAGCCAGCCGGCGATCGGGATCGCGATGGCCGAGGCGACGATGTAGCTCGTCAGCACCCAGTTCACGCTTTCCTGCGTCGCCCCGAGGCTGGCCTGCATATGCGGCAGGGCGACGTTGGCGATGGTGGTGTCGAGCACCTGCATCAGCACCGCCAGCATCACCGCAATGGTGATCAGCAGGTGCTGGGTGCGATCAAGCGGTTTGAAAGCGGCGGTCATGGGCGGTGCGCCAGGCCGAAGCCGCGGCGATTACTCCACATCCACAGTGACCGTGGCGCTGAGGCCCGCGATCATCGGCTTGGCGGGCTTGCCGTCGAAGCGGATCCGGACTGGCACGCGCTGCGTCACCTTGACCCAGTTGCCGTTGGCATTCTGCGCCGGAAGGATGGCGAATTCGCTGCCGGTGCCGGCGCCGATGCTGGCGACCCGGCCGGTGAGCTCAAGCCCCGGATAGGCGTCGATCTCGATATGGGCGCGCTGTCCCGGAGCCATGCGCGCCAGGTCCTTCTCCTTGAAATTGGCTTCGACCCACGCGTCGCTGGAGGCGACCAGGCTCAGCAGCCCGATCCCGGGCACCGCCTGCTGACCGGCCAGCAGGCGATCGGTGTTGGCGACCGTGCCCGACGTCGGCGCGCGCACTTCGGTGCGAGCGAGATCGAGCCTTGCCTTGGCGATGGCGGCGCGGGCGGCTGCCTCCCCCGGCTGTTCGCCGCCCGGGGCGATGGCCGCACCGGCATTGGCGGCACGCGACCGGGCGTCGGACAGCGCGGTGCGGGCGCTGGTGACGTCGGCCAGCGCTTCATCGTAGCGGACGCGGGTGGTGAAGCCCTGCCGCAGCAGTTCGGCCTGGCGGGCGAGCGCGCGCTCGTTGATGGTCAGCTGCGCCTGCGCACCGCTGATGTCGGCGCCGGTCCCCGCCGCTGCGGTCACCACCTGGCTCTTGGCCAGCCGGGCCTGCGCCAGCTGCGCCTCGGCCGACAGCAGGGCGACGCGATAGGGCTCGGGATCGATCCGGAACAGCAGCTGGCCGGCACGGACCTGCTGGCCTTCCTTGACCAGTACTTCGGCGATCGGGCCGCCGACCTGCGCGCCGACCGAGGTGATGTCCTGCTTCAGCTGGGCATTGTCGGTCTCGACCTTGCCCTGCCCCGACCACCACATCCATCCGCCTGCCGCAAGCAGCAAGAAGGGCACGACAAGGAACAGCATCAGCCGCTTGCGCTTGCCCGGGGTCTTGGGAGCGATCTCCTCGCCGGCCTCTGCCGTGCCGACGACCTGCTCGTCCTCGAGCGGGGTGCCGGTGATCTTGGTTTCCTGATTCATGCCGATGCCTTCGCGACCGGCGCCAGGCCGGTGATATTGTTTCTGATAGTGGCGAGCAGCGCGCGGGTCCGCTCGACCTCTGCCCGATCGAGCGAGCCGAAAATCTCCGCGGAAAAACGGTCGGCCAGCGCGTGAAGTTTCGTGACCAGCGGCGCGGCGCTGTCGCTCAGGTAAAGCTGCCAGGCGCGCCGGTCGCCGGGATCACGGCGCCGCTCGACCAGATTCGCTTCTTCCAGCTTGTCGACAATCCGGCACAGGGTGATCGGCTCGATATCCATCCGTTCCGCCAGATCCACCTGCCGCTGCCCGGGCTGGAGGTCCAGCCGCGCCAGCACGCGCCATTGCGCGCGGGTGATGCCAAGCTCCGCCGCCCGCCGGTCGAACGCGCGGCGAAGCGCGTGCGAAGTTTCTCCGATATCCCAGGCCAGTTGTTCCATACGCGCCATATAGTAAGGTTGCTTATTAAATCAACGCCGTTGAACCTCCCTCGTTCCCGCCCGTTCGGTCGAGCAAGAGGAGATCAAGAGATGGAAGACGAGCGTATCTGGGCGATGGAAGAGAAGCTGTGGCACGGCGGCGACGAGGTTTACGAGACGTTGGTCGACGAGAACGTCGTCATGAGCCTGCCGTCCGAGCCGTTCCTGTTCACCCGCGATCAGGCCAAGGAAGCGGTCAAGAACACTCCGCGCTGGGAGGAGGTCAGCTTCTCCGACACCAAGGTGAATCGGCCGCACGAAGGACTGATCGTGATCGGCTATCAGGTCGAGGCGAAGCGCGGCGAGGAGACGTATCGCTGCTATGCCAGCTCGACCATGATGCGCCGCGGCCATGAGGATTGGACCGTGGTCCACCACAGCCAGGTGGTGCCGCCCAAGGCGGTGGTCGACGCCTGAGCGACGAGCATCCGAGGACGCCCGACGGCCGCTATTTCGTGGTGCGCGGGCGTCTCTGGCGCCTCAGCAACCCAGGCCTTCCGCCCGAGCGGCGGGAGGAACTGGTGCGCGAATTGATGGACGCCCGCCGCAAGCGAGACCGCGCCCGGGTCGATGCGGCCAAGCGGGGGCTGGGTGAGCGCGGGCCGGTATGGTGGGATGACGGCGCGCGCGACTGGAACCGCCATCTCGCCAAGAATACGCCTTATGCCGACTGGTGGGCGGCTCAGACGCCGCCCATCACCACCTGATAACCGGCACTTTCGAGGCTCGCCTGCAATAGGTCGGCGACCGCCTGCGCATCCTCCTGGCTTTCGGAACGGATGACGAAATTGGCCCCGACCCGGCCCTCGCGGAAGAAGGGATAGGACCCGATGGCGATCCCGTCATGGGCACGCTCGGTTTCGCGCAGCAGGTCGGCAACCTCGCTCTCGGGCACCATCCCGCCAAGCGTCACGCTGACCACCGGCAAGCCGCCTTCCAGCGTGCCGGTCAGCGCGTCGAGCATCCCTGCGGCGATATGCGGCACGCCGGCGAGGATGAAGATGTTGCCGTGGCGGATGCCCGGCGCGCCCGACACC
Coding sequences within it:
- a CDS encoding alpha/beta fold hydrolase; the encoded protein is MSDITTHHWAASDGVDLVWHETGAGRPVILLHGLFSDANMNWIKFGHAARIAAGGRRVIMPDLRAHGASGRPHGAEHYPRGVLARDARELVAHLGLADFDLGGFSLGARTTVEAVGEGMRPGKAVLGGAGLEGLRNWQRRKTFFLEAIAGFDTLPRGDPHWLSIQFMKSQKIDRTAAALLLESFEDAFEGWLQAFTMPTLVVCGSEDDDNGSAEELAAAIPSATFVEVPGTHMSSVTKSEFGQAIADFLTEE
- a CDS encoding DHA2 family efflux MFS transporter permease subunit, producing the protein MTAAFKPLDRTQHLLITIAVMLAVLMQVLDTTIANVALPHMQASLGATQESVNWVLTSYIVASAIAIPIAGWLSERIGRRRLMIMAVIGFTAASMLCAIATSLPEMVAFRIIQGVTGAFLVPLAQATMFDINPPEKHAQAMALFGGGIMIGPIMGPVLGGWLTDSFDWRWVFIVNLPVGVLAAVMLWRTMPESETSRRPFDLLGFALLALALGSLQMFLDRGESQDWFESWEIIIEMGLAIAFGWMFVIHTMTAKAPIFERGMFADRNFATGLLFMAVTGVLLLAGLALLPPLLQHVYGYSVLQSGILTAPRGVGTLISMLVAGRLVGKLDSRLLVVAGISLMATSLWMMTGFALDQPSGPVIWSGVVQGLGIGLIFVVMQSLAFATLAPMMRTSAASLLNLARNIGGSIGIAVVGSQLVRMTQVAHADIASNVTASTIPTMDPRLLERIGQEGDIALAVINAEVTRQAVFIAYLDDFWLMMWITLAALPLVLLLRKASAPQGGPAAHAIAD
- a CDS encoding HlyD family secretion protein; translated protein: MNQETKITGTPLEDEQVVGTAEAGEEIAPKTPGKRKRLMLFLVVPFLLLAAGGWMWWSGQGKVETDNAQLKQDITSVGAQVGGPIAEVLVKEGQQVRAGQLLFRIDPEPYRVALLSAEAQLAQARLAKSQVVTAAAGTGADISGAQAQLTINERALARQAELLRQGFTTRVRYDEALADVTSARTALSDARSRAANAGAAIAPGGEQPGEAAARAAIAKARLDLARTEVRAPTSGTVANTDRLLAGQQAVPGIGLLSLVASSDAWVEANFKEKDLARMAPGQRAHIEIDAYPGLELTGRVASIGAGTGSEFAILPAQNANGNWVKVTQRVPVRIRFDGKPAKPMIAGLSATVTVDVE
- a CDS encoding MarR family winged helix-turn-helix transcriptional regulator, which encodes MARMEQLAWDIGETSHALRRAFDRRAAELGITRAQWRVLARLDLQPGQRQVDLAERMDIEPITLCRIVDKLEEANLVERRRDPGDRRAWQLYLSDSAAPLVTKLHALADRFSAEIFGSLDRAEVERTRALLATIRNNITGLAPVAKASA
- a CDS encoding DUF4440 domain-containing protein, with amino-acid sequence MEDERIWAMEEKLWHGGDEVYETLVDENVVMSLPSEPFLFTRDQAKEAVKNTPRWEEVSFSDTKVNRPHEGLIVIGYQVEAKRGEETYRCYASSTMMRRGHEDWTVVHHSQVVPPKAVVDA